A stretch of Rhea pennata isolate bPtePen1 chromosome 18, bPtePen1.pri, whole genome shotgun sequence DNA encodes these proteins:
- the TUBB4B gene encoding tubulin beta-4B chain: protein MREIVHLQAGQCGNQIGAKFWEVISDEHGIDPTGTYHGDSDLQLERINVYYNEATGGKYVPRAVLVDLEPGTMDSVRSGPFGQIFRPDNFVFGQSGAGNNWAKGHYTEGAELVDSVLDVVRKEAESCDCLQGFQLTHSLGGGTGSGMGTLLISKIREEYPDRIMNTFSVVPSPKVSDTVVEPYNATLSVHQLVENTDETYCIDNEALYDICFRTLKLTTPTYGDLNHLVSATMSGVTTCLRFPGQLNADLRKLAVNMVPFPRLHFFMPGFAPLTSRGSQQYRALTVPELTQQMFDAKNMMAACDPRHGRYLTVAAVFRGRMSMKEVDEQMLNVQNKNSSYFVEWIPNNVKTAVCDIPPRGLKMSATFIGNSTAIQELFKRISEQFTAMFRRKAFLHWYTGEGMDEMEFTEAESNMNDLVSEYQQYQDATAEEEGEFEEEAEEEAE from the exons ATGAGGGAGATCGTGCACCTGCAGGCCGGGCAGTGCGGGAACCAGATCGGGGCCAAG TTCTGGGAGGTGATCAGCGACGAACATGGTATCGACCCCACCGGCACCTACCATGGAGACAGCGACTTGCAGCTTGAGCGCATTAACGTCTACTACAACGAGGCTACAG GTGGCAAATACGTGCCCCGCGCTGTGCTGGTGGACCTGGAGCCCGGCACCATGGACTCGGTGCGCTCCGGGCCCTTCGGGCAGATATTCAGGCCAGACAACTTCGTGTTCG GTCAGAGCGGAGCAGGAAATAACTGGGCAAAGGGCCACTATACTGAAGGTGCCGAATTAGTTGATTCAGTGTTAGATGTTGTaagaaaggaggcagaaagctGTGATTGTCTCCAGGGCTTTCAGCTTACTCACTCTCTTGGTGGTGGCACTGGCTCTGGCATGGGTACCCTCCTAATCAGCAAAATTCGTGAAGAGTACCCAGACCGAATTATGAATACTTTCAGTGTTGTACCTTCCCCTAAAGTATCAGATACTGTAGTAGAGCCCTACAATGCAACACTTTCAGTGCACCAGCTTGTGGAGAACACAGATGAAACATACTGTATTGATAATGAAGCACTCTATGACATATGCTTCAGAACACTGAAGTTAACTACTCCAACATACGGTGATCTGAACCATTTAGTGTCAGCAACCATGAGCGGTGTTACCACCTGCCTGCGTTTCCCAGGCCAGCTTAATGCTGACTTGCGTAAGCTAGCGGTTAACATGGTTCCCTTTCCCCGTCTGCACTTTTTCATGCCTGGTTTTGCCCCACTCACAAGCCGTGGGAGCCAGCAATACCGTGCTTTAACTGTACCAGAGCTAACGCAGCAGATGTTCGATGCGAAAAATATGATGGCGGCGTGTGACCCACGTCATGGCCGCTATCTCACAgtagctgctgttttcagaggacGCATGTCCATGAAAGAGGTTGACGAGCAAATGCTCaatgttcaaaacaaaaatagcagcTATTTTGTTGAATGGATTCCCAATAACGTTAAAACAGCGGTCTGTGACATTCCACCTCGTGGCCTGAAAATGTCTGCCACGTTTATTGGTAACAGTACAGCTATCCAGGAGCTTTTTAAACGCATTTCTGAACAATTCACTGCTATGTTCCGCCGAAAGGCTTTCTTGCATTGGTATACTGGTGAGGGCATGGATGAGATGGAGTTCACAGAAGCTGAGAGCAATATGAATGACCTGGTGTCTGAGTATCAGCAGTATCAGGATGCTACAGCTGAGGAAGAGGGGGAGTTTGAagaggaggctgaggaagaggcagaatAA